In the Syntrophus aciditrophicus SB genome, TTAATATCAAAGGGATTGTTCATATTACGGGTGGAGGCTTTGTTGACAATATTCCCAGAATCGTTCCCAATCAATGCTGCACTGTGATCCGAATGAACAGTTGGCAGATTCCGCCCATATTCAGTATTATCCAGGAGCTCGGTGATATTGACCAGATGGAAATGGTCCGTGTATTCAATATGGGAATCGGAATGATCCTCATTGTTTCAGAAAAGGAAACCGATGATATTGTGGAACGCCTCAACATGCTGGGGGAAAAGGCCTATATTATCGGATCTATCGAAAAAGCTGACGGCGAGAAAAGCGCTGTTTCTTTTACATAGCCTGATATATTGATTATGAACAGAAAGCTGCCTATTGGTGTCCTTGTCTCCGGAAGCGGTTCAAACCTGCAGTCCATCATTGATCACATTGAGCGGGGTCTACTTGGTGCGGAGATCAAGGTGGTGATCAGCAACGTACCAGATGCCTATGCCTTGGAACGGGCCCGAAAACATCACCTTCCCACTCTCGTTATTCGTCATGAAGATTTTGAAACAAGGGAAGCATTCGACGCGGAAATTGTCCGTGTCTTTAAATCCGCAGATGTTGAGCTTGTCGTTATGGCCGGTTTTATGAGAATTATCACTCCTGTTTTACTTGATGCCTATCCGTACAGGGTCATGAACATTCACCCTGCCCTTCTGCCTTCATTCCGGGGCATGAACGCGCAGCGTCAGGCTGTCGATTACGGTGTCCGATTTTCAGGATGCACGGTTCATTTTGTCGACCAAGGCGTTGATTCCGGTCCTATCATCATTCAGGCGGTTGTCCCCGTTCTTGATGAAGATACGGAAGAAACCCTTTCTGCAAGGATTTTAAAAGAGGAACACCGAATTTATCCCCAAGCCATTCAGTTTTTTGTCGAAGGACGAATTTCTGTCAATAATCGCAGGGTAAGAATTCGAGACGGAAAATGTGACGAATTCTTAACAGTTCATAACCCTGCCCTTTCCGGA is a window encoding:
- the purN gene encoding phosphoribosylglycinamide formyltransferase gives rise to the protein MNRKLPIGVLVSGSGSNLQSIIDHIERGLLGAEIKVVISNVPDAYALERARKHHLPTLVIRHEDFETREAFDAEIVRVFKSADVELVVMAGFMRIITPVLLDAYPYRVMNIHPALLPSFRGMNAQRQAVDYGVRFSGCTVHFVDQGVDSGPIIIQAVVPVLDEDTEETLSARILKEEHRIYPQAIQFFVEGRISVNNRRVRIRDGKCDEFLTVHNPALSGF